One Thermofilum pendens Hrk 5 DNA segment encodes these proteins:
- a CDS encoding type II/IV secretion system ATPase subunit — MSQLVGLPRLEEGEVLVEYYPVTPPFAYAMIVKKRGGSLEYRLVEPPLTSDDVEKLERIKRLLLEYAPRKVDSALGALGSAPEKYLEDEVNYVIKKHKIPVPPEALDKYMYYIKRDTLGYGRIDALLRDVELEDISCDGLGTPVYVWHRRYESLPTNIVFKDPGELASLILKLSFRAGRQISVAQPIVEGSLPMGFRLHATLEEVSRRGGTFTIRKFREVPFTIVDLVAAGTVSEELAAYLWYLVENYRSVLVVGATAGGKTTTLNAIATFIRPEAKIVTIEDTPELRLPHENWVPLVTRPSHEEWVRNVDLFDLLKSAMRMRPDYLIIGEIRGEEAFTLFQAIATGHSGMSTLHAESIDYAVKRLVSEPMKVPLFLLPMMNVYILIKRLKIGDRIVRRVVSVQEALGIDESAKTVVFREVFRYNPVTARIERSGESEMLRRIAEERYIPLGDVYQEIARRKAIIETLVRNNIRRYEEVSRVVRDYYNNPEATYHQLMSGTYVFTPLRAR, encoded by the coding sequence GTGTCTCAGCTGGTAGGTCTTCCTCGGCTTGAAGAGGGGGAGGTGCTCGTCGAGTACTACCCCGTGACTCCCCCCTTCGCGTACGCTATGATCGTGAAGAAGCGTGGGGGTAGCCTTGAGTACAGGCTCGTGGAGCCCCCACTTACCAGCGACGACGTGGAGAAGCTTGAAAGAATAAAGAGGCTTCTACTGGAGTACGCTCCTAGGAAGGTAGACTCCGCTCTAGGCGCTCTGGGTAGCGCCCCGGAGAAGTACCTCGAAGACGAAGTGAACTACGTGATTAAGAAGCACAAGATACCCGTGCCTCCCGAGGCCCTAGACAAGTACATGTACTACATCAAGAGGGACACGCTCGGCTACGGGAGGATAGACGCTCTTCTAAGGGACGTGGAGCTGGAGGATATATCCTGCGACGGGCTAGGTACACCCGTCTACGTTTGGCACAGGAGGTACGAGTCGCTCCCCACGAACATAGTGTTCAAGGATCCCGGCGAGCTCGCCAGCCTTATACTCAAGCTCAGCTTCCGCGCCGGGAGACAGATATCCGTCGCGCAACCGATAGTGGAGGGCTCTCTCCCGATGGGCTTTAGGCTCCACGCGACGCTGGAAGAGGTATCCCGCAGGGGAGGGACGTTCACTATAAGGAAGTTCAGGGAAGTTCCATTCACCATAGTCGACCTCGTAGCCGCGGGGACAGTTTCGGAGGAGCTCGCAGCCTACCTCTGGTACCTCGTGGAGAACTATAGGAGCGTGCTAGTAGTTGGCGCGACCGCGGGCGGGAAGACGACGACCCTGAACGCTATAGCCACATTCATACGCCCGGAGGCGAAGATAGTCACGATAGAGGATACGCCCGAGCTGAGGCTACCCCACGAGAACTGGGTACCGCTGGTAACGCGTCCCAGCCACGAGGAGTGGGTTCGCAACGTCGACCTCTTCGACCTCTTGAAGAGCGCTATGAGGATGAGGCCCGACTACCTGATAATAGGCGAGATAAGAGGGGAGGAGGCCTTCACGCTCTTCCAAGCGATAGCCACAGGGCACTCGGGTATGAGCACGCTCCACGCCGAGAGCATAGACTACGCTGTGAAGCGCCTCGTATCGGAGCCCATGAAGGTCCCGCTCTTCCTCCTACCCATGATGAACGTCTACATACTCATCAAGAGGTTAAAAATCGGGGACCGAATAGTCAGGAGGGTTGTGAGCGTGCAGGAAGCCCTAGGCATAGACGAGTCCGCGAAAACAGTGGTTTTCAGGGAAGTCTTCAGGTACAACCCTGTCACAGCCAGGATAGAGAGGTCCGGCGAGAGCGAGATGCTGAGGAGGATAGCCGAGGAGAGGTACATACCTCTGGGCGACGTATACCAGGAGATCGCCAGGAGGAAGGCGATAATAGAGACACTCGTCAGGAACAATATACGCCGCTACGAGGAGGTAAGCAGGGTGGTTCGCGACTACTACAACAACCCGGAGGCCACGTATCACCAGCTGATGAGCGGGACGTACGTCTTCACGCCTTTAAGGGCTCGATAG
- a CDS encoding class I SAM-dependent methyltransferase — MRVRDVLRGKIPENLLPLVPSSFDVVGSREAAVAIVELPDELLPYKEAIAEAILQVHKNVKAVYRKLGGRVGEYRVRELELIGGEPITEVVHKEHGYRLKLDVTKVYFSPREATERQRIARQVKPGETVMVMFAGVGPYAIAIAKAQPRVEKVIAIELNPAAYAYMVENVKLNKVEGLVVPVLGDVREKAREWYGSCDRVVMPLPRGAYMFLDEAVRCLKSGGGWIHFYYWDREDDLFAKAFSLVKEAAEKHGFRAELRGARIVSPYSPRTYKVAIDVLLSSP, encoded by the coding sequence ATGCGTGTAAGGGATGTGCTGAGGGGTAAGATACCGGAGAACCTCCTACCCTTAGTGCCGTCCAGTTTCGACGTTGTTGGGTCTAGGGAGGCGGCGGTCGCGATAGTGGAGCTGCCGGACGAGTTGCTTCCCTACAAGGAGGCAATCGCGGAGGCCATACTCCAAGTTCACAAGAACGTTAAGGCCGTCTACAGGAAGCTGGGAGGACGCGTGGGCGAGTACAGGGTCCGAGAGCTCGAGCTCATAGGAGGCGAGCCTATAACCGAGGTTGTCCACAAGGAGCATGGGTACAGGTTGAAGCTCGACGTCACGAAAGTGTACTTTTCGCCGCGAGAGGCTACGGAGAGGCAGAGGATTGCCCGCCAGGTGAAGCCCGGCGAGACAGTCATGGTTATGTTCGCAGGCGTGGGTCCCTACGCCATAGCGATAGCGAAGGCCCAGCCCCGCGTGGAGAAGGTGATAGCAATCGAGCTGAACCCGGCGGCGTACGCTTACATGGTTGAAAACGTGAAGCTCAACAAGGTTGAGGGGCTCGTGGTGCCAGTACTGGGGGACGTGCGGGAAAAGGCGAGGGAGTGGTACGGTTCGTGCGACCGCGTAGTGATGCCGCTCCCCAGGGGGGCGTACATGTTCCTGGACGAGGCCGTAAGGTGCCTCAAGAGCGGGGGCGGGTGGATACACTTCTACTACTGGGACCGCGAGGACGACCTCTTCGCGAAGGCGTTCTCTCTGGTAAAAGAAGCCGCGGAGAAGCACGGGTTCAGGGCGGAGCTCAGAGGCGCCAGGATAGTATCCCCGTACTCGCCTCGAACATACAAGGTTGCAATTGACGTGTTGCTATCGAGCCCTTAA
- a CDS encoding phosphomannomutase/phosphoglucomutase, which translates to MSFPAHIFRAYDIRGVYGVDLNPAIAVAIGNALSRLFPGEYCVCSDTRSSSPALKAALSAGLAGSGSNVVDGGTGPIGMAIYATKHLEYHVAYVTASHLPPEWNGIKLFKPRGIPICEEDLKKLGEVAAGNLEWAKPGSEGAYTHRDVLYEYYKFLLKVGKTSSRRTRVVVDCGNGAASLIVPRLLRSLGYDVVGINCDVDPLFSVRGSEPTLESTAYLKDVVLRFRADLGVSFDGDGDRAIFFDEKGNPLAPEQAAVVILKGSQPGDVIANVECSSMVEKYVASRGGRVVRVPVGRIHMIFESMKSSFVLGVESSGHYVPYGGLNLDDGILAVLQFLEAFEKLGGPVSALVEPMPLMRKVKLEVNEEVKFKAVEYLKAYYAGKYDRVDTTDGVRVDLDYGWFLVRASNTEPVIRVTIEASTKEDLDKLEKLVREDIERALSAARSA; encoded by the coding sequence GTGAGTTTTCCGGCTCACATCTTCAGGGCTTACGACATAAGGGGTGTCTACGGCGTAGACTTAAACCCTGCCATCGCAGTTGCCATCGGGAACGCTCTCTCGAGGCTTTTCCCCGGCGAGTACTGCGTGTGTAGCGATACCAGGTCGAGCTCGCCGGCACTTAAAGCCGCGCTGTCTGCCGGCCTGGCGGGTAGCGGGTCGAACGTAGTTGACGGAGGCACGGGCCCAATAGGCATGGCGATCTACGCTACGAAGCACCTGGAGTACCACGTCGCCTACGTAACCGCGTCCCACCTCCCCCCGGAGTGGAACGGGATCAAGCTCTTCAAGCCGCGGGGCATCCCGATATGCGAGGAGGACCTCAAAAAGCTGGGCGAGGTTGCAGCCGGGAACCTCGAGTGGGCGAAGCCGGGCAGTGAGGGTGCGTACACGCACCGGGACGTTCTCTACGAGTACTACAAGTTCCTCTTAAAGGTGGGCAAGACGAGTAGCCGTAGAACCAGGGTCGTCGTGGACTGCGGGAATGGCGCAGCGTCGCTAATCGTGCCGCGGCTGTTGAGAAGCCTCGGCTACGACGTTGTGGGTATAAACTGCGACGTTGATCCCCTGTTCTCCGTGAGGGGCTCGGAGCCTACCCTCGAGTCCACCGCGTACCTCAAGGACGTTGTACTGCGCTTCAGGGCAGACCTGGGCGTGTCTTTCGACGGCGATGGCGACAGGGCGATATTCTTCGACGAGAAGGGCAACCCCTTGGCCCCGGAGCAAGCGGCTGTAGTGATCCTGAAAGGCTCCCAGCCGGGGGACGTTATCGCCAACGTGGAGTGTTCGAGCATGGTGGAGAAGTACGTTGCCAGCAGGGGCGGGAGGGTAGTCAGGGTACCTGTTGGCCGCATACACATGATCTTCGAGTCGATGAAGTCGAGCTTCGTACTGGGAGTGGAGAGTAGCGGTCACTACGTGCCGTACGGCGGGCTTAACCTCGACGACGGGATACTCGCTGTGCTACAGTTCCTGGAGGCTTTCGAAAAGCTCGGCGGCCCCGTCTCGGCGCTGGTAGAGCCGATGCCGCTTATGCGTAAGGTAAAGCTCGAAGTAAACGAGGAGGTTAAGTTCAAGGCAGTCGAGTACCTGAAGGCGTACTACGCCGGCAAGTACGATAGAGTCGACACGACGGACGGCGTAAGGGTAGACCTCGACTACGGGTGGTTCCTCGTGAGGGCTAGCAACACGGAGCCGGTGATACGGGTAACGATAGAGGCTTCCACGAAGGAAGATCTCGACAAGCTGGAGAAGCTCGTAAGGGAAGACATAGAGAGGGCTCTGAGCGCGGCACGCTCGGCGTAA
- a CDS encoding V-type ATP synthase subunit F: MSVVVIGSSPTVDSLRLLGFEVVRVPEKLGKAEEDEVVAKILESRVALVESEVYASVAERLRQVMSFVKEPPLLVVIPSSEKASTRRLEELYNKLSMALGVRLRWAKKEE; the protein is encoded by the coding sequence TTGAGCGTAGTAGTGATTGGGTCGTCGCCGACCGTGGACTCTTTGAGGTTGCTCGGCTTCGAGGTCGTCAGGGTGCCGGAGAAGCTTGGAAAAGCGGAAGAGGACGAGGTTGTAGCGAAGATACTTGAAAGCCGGGTAGCGCTAGTGGAGAGCGAGGTCTACGCCTCCGTGGCGGAGAGGCTTAGGCAGGTGATGAGCTTCGTTAAGGAGCCGCCGCTCTTGGTAGTGATTCCGTCATCCGAGAAGGCCTCCACCCGTAGGTTGGAGGAGTTGTACAACAAGCTTTCGATGGCTCTCGGGGTGAGGTTGAGGTGGGCGAAAAAAGAGGAGTAA
- a CDS encoding V-type ATP synthase subunit E, translated as MAEEKTLLEVIIQELRRAAEEESRRIVKEAEQEAQKIVEEAIQKAEAIKAEKLNQLLNEYRQKAMAELAPKRLELRHRAIREKHELIESALNRAIEEAVKTILGNDDYRRTFLEKSLEKGVVALSSTDLVVHPCRGSASIVGQVVEAVAARLSKVKPGLRLEIGDPLGCTEGVVIVSRDGREIYNATLEAKIAEVRESVKPKVLELVSRARA; from the coding sequence GTGGCGGAGGAAAAAACGTTGTTGGAAGTCATAATCCAGGAGCTTAGACGCGCAGCGGAGGAGGAGTCTCGGCGGATAGTAAAGGAGGCAGAGCAGGAGGCCCAGAAAATAGTCGAGGAAGCTATTCAAAAGGCTGAGGCTATAAAGGCTGAGAAGCTTAACCAGTTGCTCAACGAGTACCGGCAAAAAGCGATGGCTGAGCTAGCCCCGAAGAGGCTGGAGCTTAGGCACCGAGCTATAAGGGAAAAGCACGAGCTCATAGAGTCGGCTTTGAACAGGGCGATAGAGGAGGCTGTGAAGACAATCCTAGGCAACGACGATTACCGGAGGACGTTCCTAGAGAAGAGCCTCGAGAAAGGAGTAGTCGCGCTCTCCTCAACAGACCTAGTCGTACACCCTTGTCGTGGCTCGGCTAGCATCGTCGGGCAAGTAGTAGAGGCGGTCGCGGCTAGGCTATCCAAGGTCAAGCCCGGCCTCAGGCTGGAGATCGGGGATCCTCTTGGCTGCACGGAGGGAGTAGTCATAGTCTCGCGGGACGGCAGGGAGATCTACAACGCTACACTGGAGGCGAAAATAGCGGAGGTCAGGGAAAGCGTCAAGCCTAAAGTGCTCGAACTGGTTTCTCGTGCGCGCGCCTAG